TTGGGAATAGTGAACGTGTTATTCGGAGAATAATTGCGCACCATTTTCCATCCCGAGGGAAACTCTTCCCACCACTGATATTCCACGGTTCCGCCATTGCCGTTGGCCGAGGCTGTATAGGTCAATGTAGTACCAGGCTTTTGAACACCGTTGGGACCATGAGCCATTAATTGGGCAACATGGGGCATCGTGGCTGCATACGAGGGCAAACTGAAACTGGATAAAACTAGGGCACTTACGAGACTAATCGTGGATTTCGTATAATGTGTCACGTGACAACCTCCTCAAGAAAAGTTGCGTAACAAACATTCGGGCTGATAATGCCCAAATCCTTGTTCACACCCGAGTTTTTCACACGCCGGTCACGGCGTGTGACCGAAGCTCACTGGATTGCTATTGAGGATAAACCGGGCCAGGATGACGATTGTCCGGTCTCATCCGGTGAATGTGTGGCTCACCAGGTAAAGACACCACACCCCCCAGTAGCCGACGAGCCACGGCCAGGATGAGGGCACGGGGCGTCGGATGAGCCACAGCGCCGCACTAACGACAATCTGCACCCCAAAGGCGGCGACAATCAACCACAAGCCCATCAGCCACGCATTATGCATCCACAGCATGGTCAAACTGGCGATCCAATAATCCGCCAGTCCCCAAATGACGACACCGGGATGCCGTCGGGTGCGCCACCCCACATAACTGGCGGCAAATCCGCCCGTTAAGGCCGCTGCGAACCATCCCGCCGGATCTATCCACGGCGGATGCTCGATGAGCGTCAGGGCGGTGGCCAACAGGAGCGTCGACCAGGCCACGCTGCGCGTGCGCCAATCCGCCCACGCGACGCCCGTGAGCAAGCCCGTCCAAAGGAGATTGTTCATCCCGATGATTTCTTGCTCGATGAGGGCTTCGTTGAGCTGGAGGCGGAGGACGTCGCTGAGGAGGGGGTTGTCGTCGGTGGGGATACCACTAAGTGAAAGGTGGTTTGATAGGGATCTTGAACGAGCGTGGGATTGGCGATGGTCATCAGCAGCGATAAATCCTGATCCGGGACGGCTAAACTGACCATGCCAATGGCGGTTTGATTGTTCGATAAGGGCGTGCCCGAACTGGAATAGATGCCAATCACGCGAACTCCTGTGGCCCATAAATGGGCAAAGCCGGTGGAGGCGCTTTGACTCCCTTGGGGCGTACTTTGGGGGTCAGACCAGACTTGCACACGATCCCCCACTTGGACCAGCCCACTGCTGACCCCACTGACGGGAATGGTCCACACGGCTTGCCCGGGTTTCAACCCGCGAAAGGCGACCGGGGTGGTAAAGTCGTTTTGTAAGAGAGGCGTTCCGGGGGCTAACGCGGTTTTGGCGACCATGCCGGTAGGGACGGTCGAAAACGCGCCAGGCCACCCCGTCAAGGTCTTGATCGTGGTCACGTTTTGGCTGGTGACCGTTTGCCCGGCTGTTAAGGGCGTTTTTAACACCCACACGGTATGCAGATGCGGCGGAATCGTGAGTTGATGGGCCAGCCCCACTAAGGCCAATCCGCCGAGAAACCCGCCCGCGATTTTCAGTGTTTTCGTGGCCGCGCGGCGGGACGTTTGAGAAACCGATGACGAAGCGAGAGCAGCCATCGCACAACCTCCTTGGTTAAATGATGAGTATAGGGTTAAGACTGAAACGACACGATTGTATGGGGATTCGTCCGTCCCGCTAAAGGCAGAACGAAAGATTCCGACATCGTGGTGGTCCAATGCCAATGAAAAAAGGTGATGAGATTGAGCGGCACGATCACTTGCCCGGCAATGACAGGATAGGGATAGGTCACGGTTTGATGGTTCAAGGTAATGGGCTGGTTGGGCGCGGACGTGGTTTGTAACTGCTGAATCACGATGGGACCGCTCAGATGCCACACGGCATTGGCCGTTGCCGGCAGCGTCCAGGTGACACGTTGAGCGGTGGTGGTCGTAGTACTGCCGGGAATTGTGTGTTGGAAGGTGGTGCTGAGCACCGCCGGTAAGGCACTGGATTCGAGCGACACACTCTGTCCATTCCAGCCGACATTGTAATAGGCGCCATTTTGGGTTGTCGGGGTAATGGCCGCTTGTTCGAGTCCGGCGGTTAAGGCGGTATTGATCGTGGATTGCTCGGCATGAATTTGGCTGACGAACAAATAGACCGTGATGACCAATAAGAGCAAGAGCAGCATTTCGATCGAAAACAGCCACGTGGCAATCGCGGGAACCCGTTTCGGGTGCTGAGCAGTCATCAGAGCACGCTCCTTATGAGCACTGTTGAACCGTTTCGGGGACTTGTTCGGTATGGGCCGGAACGGTCGTGCAAGCGGTCGTGGTTACATCATGGCAGGATTCGGTCGTTGTTGTTTGCCAATGCCCCGTCGTGACCGGATGGCAACTGTAGGTCGTGACCGGCGAATAGCCACACACATCGGTCGTGGAACAAGACTCGGATGTTTGGGTGGTACAGGAATCGGAATGTGTGGTAATACAATATCCCCACGGCGTATAGGTCCCTCCGGACCATGACCCACACTGTTCGCCCCATATGGGTGTGCAGACTTCGCTCGTTACCGGAGTACAGCGTTGTACGGGATGACACGTATATTCGTCCTGCGTGGTATAACCACATTGTTCCGTGCTTGACGTCACCCACGTCTTCTGCGTCGACGGGGAACAGACCGCTGTGGTTTGTGGTTGGCAGGATGTGGTCGCCGGAATGTCTTTCGTGACATAAATCGTCGCTGTGCTACAGGTAGAAATGGTGGATGCCGTCGCCAGACTGAGGGTGGGGGTGGTGCATTGGCTGTTGCTTTGCGCTGTGTTGCTGCCGAACGCTACATATTGGGACGGTTGTTCCACCGTACTCGTCAGCGGCACGGACGTTGGCAATTGGAGATGCACCACACTAATGGGCACGGCCCAGTGCAGTTGGGCGGTGACCACTTGCCCATAGGGGGTGGTCTCGCCTTGGGGATCGCTATATTGCGTCACTTGGACGGCATGTGCGCCAGAAATCGGCAACCCGCCTCCTTGTACTAACCGGATATACGTGATGTCAATTCCCCAGACGTGATTGGGGTACGCCGGCGTGACACCGTTCAATAAATACGGGTACACCGGGTGCTGGGGATGGCGGGTGCTCGTTTGGGGACCCGGTGCGATCCCCCAAATGCCCATCTCCCGCATGAAACGCTGCACGCGTTTACGGTTCACGGCGTAACCTTCCTGGTTCAACTGAGCCGTCATCCGTCGGGATCCGTAAAACGGTCGATCGGTGTAAATTTCATCG
This genomic interval from Sulfobacillus thermosulfidooxidans DSM 9293 contains the following:
- a CDS encoding SAF domain-containing protein, yielding MAALASSSVSQTSRRAATKTLKIAGGFLGGLALVGLAHQLTIPPHLHTVWVLKTPLTAGQTVTSQNVTTIKTLTGWPGAFSTVPTGMVAKTALAPGTPLLQNDFTTPVAFRGLKPGQAVWTIPVSGVSSGLVQVGDRVQVWSDPQSTPQGSQSASTGFAHLWATGVRVIGIYSSSGTPLSNNQTAIGMVSLAVPDQDLSLLMTIANPTLVQDPYQTTFHLVVSPPTTTPSSATSSASSSTKPSSSKKSSG